The Bacteroidota bacterium DNA window TACGTCCTCGGGATAGCCTTCTACCGCGCCGGTTACTTCAGCGGGTGGCATCTGATGATGATGCTGGTGTTCACGGCGCTCATCTCTGTGAATTACATCACCATCTGCAGGCTGTATCCCGGCGGCGGAGGGGTGTACAGCTCGGTGAGTCACCGCTCGCGCACCTTTGCGGTCATCGGGGCGTTGTTGCTGAGCGCGGATTATGTCGTGACGGCTTCCCTCTCGGTGCTCGACGCCTGCCACTACCTGGCTCTCCAGAATCCCGAGTTGTGGGCCATTGCGATCATCCTGGGAATCGGCTCGCTGAACTGGTTCGGGCCCCGGCACGCCGGGAGCGTGGCCATTGTCATTTCCTTCGCGACCCTCGCGGGGCTCATGACCCTGGTCGCGGTGACGTTTCCCGCTGCGACCCGCCATATTGTGCTCGTGCCGGAGCCGGGGGGCGTCATGAAAAACTGGGGGTCTTTCGTGGCGATCATCCTCTCGATCTCGGGGATCGAGGCGATCTCGAACATGACCGGGGTGATGAAGGATCCGACCCGGAGCTCGCGCAAGGCGATCCTCAGCGTTCTCGCAAAAATCAGCATCGCAACCATCGTCCTGGGGCTGGCGATGCTCGCGATCCCCCACCTCGACCCGGTCGAGCACAAAGAAGAGATGATCCGGTATCTCGGAGAGTTCTATATCGGAAACTGGTTCGGCCCCATCATCGGCCTCCTTCTCGGACTTTTGCTGGTATCGGCCGGCAATACAGCCATCAACGACCTGATCTCGATCCAGTTTCTCATGTCGGTCGACCGGGAACTTCCCCGCTCGCTCAGGCTGCTCAATAAATTCGGGGTCCCGATGATCCCCCTTGCAGTCGCCACCCTCGCGCCGATCGTCGTCCTGCTGCTCGTTCATGATGTGATTACGCTGTCCGAACTCTACGCCATCGGCGTGGTGGGGGCGATTCTCATCAACATCGCCTCGACCGGCACGGACATGTCGCTCAAGTTGCCGACCCCGACGCGCGTCTTCATGATATTTTCCGCCGGAATTCTCTTCCTGGTCGAGTCCACGATCGCCCTCGAGAAAACCAAGGCTGTCATCTTTGCTTCGAGCGTCCTCGTGGCCGGCCTTATCGCGCGGGAATTTGCGAGGCGGCAGCGCATCGTCTCGGAGCCGGTCCCGGTCCCGGCTACTGCGCCTATTTCCCCGGCCACGGCGAAGATGGAGTTCTCTCCGATCACTTCAAAAGTGATGGTGGCGGTGCGGGGGCCGGGTGAAAAGCTTCTCAGGCAGGCGTGCGAGGATTCTCAGGTGAGGAAGGCGTTCCTGTTCGTCCTCCAGATCAAGCAGGTCGCGATTTCGGGCCTCCTTCCGGAAATCATCCCCGCTGAGTCGTTCGGCGACTATGAATGGATCGACAGAATCTGCAGGGAGTACCGGTTGCCCTACCGGACAATCACGGTGCTCTCACCGGAGGTGGGTTATACGATCGCGGAGCAGGCGGCCACGCTTGGCGTCGATCGCCTCATCCTCGGCGCGACGCAGCGTTCCCTGGTGGATAAGGCGTTAAGGGGGGATGTGATCAAGACCGTGTCGGCCTTGCTGCCGGATGAGATCCAGCTCGCGATTTACAGAACGTAGGGAGTTACCTCGAACCGATTAATTCTCTGAGCCGGGCCTCGATCTGCTCGATATCAACCGGCTTGCGAAGAATTCCAAACACCCCCACCTTGCGCGCCTCCGCGAGCACGCGGTCGTCCTGAAATCCCGTGATGAAGAGAAAGGGGATCGATGCATACGAGGGTTGCGCCTTCACCCGCTTGAATAATTCGAAACCGCTCAGGCGGGGCATGACAATATCGGAGATGATCACATCGGGGGAAAACTTTTCGAGTTTCTCG harbors:
- a CDS encoding response regulator — its product is MAEKKSKKILLVDDEAGFAELLRDLLEMDSYEVMLAHDGQEGLEKLEKFSPDVIISDIVMPRLSGFELFKRVKAQPSYASIPFLFITGFQDDRVLAEARKVGVFGILRKPVDIEQIEARLRELIGSR
- a CDS encoding universal stress protein, with the translated sequence MELSTSRPRVIGWLRSAAILDGDWGTSICYVLGIAFYRAGYFSGWHLMMMLVFTALISVNYITICRLYPGGGGVYSSVSHRSRTFAVIGALLLSADYVVTASLSVLDACHYLALQNPELWAIAIILGIGSLNWFGPRHAGSVAIVISFATLAGLMTLVAVTFPAATRHIVLVPEPGGVMKNWGSFVAIILSISGIEAISNMTGVMKDPTRSSRKAILSVLAKISIATIVLGLAMLAIPHLDPVEHKEEMIRYLGEFYIGNWFGPIIGLLLGLLLVSAGNTAINDLISIQFLMSVDRELPRSLRLLNKFGVPMIPLAVATLAPIVVLLLVHDVITLSELYAIGVVGAILINIASTGTDMSLKLPTPTRVFMIFSAGILFLVESTIALEKTKAVIFASSVLVAGLIAREFARRQRIVSEPVPVPATAPISPATAKMEFSPITSKVMVAVRGPGEKLLRQACEDSQVRKAFLFVLQIKQVAISGLLPEIIPAESFGDYEWIDRICREYRLPYRTITVLSPEVGYTIAEQAATLGVDRLILGATQRSLVDKALRGDVIKTVSALLPDEIQLAIYRT